AAGGATGTTTTCACCAATGACTGGATGTGTTTTATGTGCATGAATCTTCCTCTGTCAGCTTCCCTTCCTTTAACAAAACATTATCAGGAATACCTATTTTGCCAATATCATGCAATATCGCTGATTTATACAATAACTCCAACTCACTTGTAGGCAGCTTTAAGTTTTGCCCAATTAACTGGGTATAGCCGGCAACCCTATTTGAATGGCCTGCGGTGTATTGATCTCGGCATTAAGGGTGGTACTGAGCACCATCATAAAACTGTCTAAGAGCTGTTTATTAATCTTTTCACGCTGAATGATTGTTTCATTCATTTCATGAAAGCCTTTGAACAATTCAGCAAACTCGTCTGTATATACCATGCTGTTTGGCTCGGAATACTTGCTTGTGCCAACACTCTCCATTAAATTTTTCAGCTGATAGATAGGTGTGATTATACCCTTAGAGAGGAATCTTGCCGTTAAAACGGATTAAACAATCGTTATAAAAAGGATTACAATGGCCCAATTCCAAAACGGAAAATCTTGAATATCACCACTGTCAATCATCTTGACTCTTGTGGACAGCAAGATAATTACTAATGGAAGAACACTGATGCTGACTA
This DNA window, taken from Niallia sp. Man26, encodes the following:
- a CDS encoding HD domain-containing protein, with amino-acid sequence MGQNLKLPTSELELLYKSAILHDIGKIGIPDNVLLKEGKLTEEDSCT